The following are encoded together in the Pectobacterium wasabiae CFBP 3304 genome:
- a CDS encoding AMP nucleosidase — translation MHSSESHISLTVTQALDKLEALYDDAVSALRDAIGDFINHGTLPDANARAAGLFSYPALRVSWNGESTGHPRHRAYGRFTHPGSYSTTVTRPTFLRAYLAEQLMLLEGDYDVTIEVSPSQQEIPFPYVLDGSDLILDRSMSAGIAKHFPTTELSQIGDETADGLYHATTTSPLSHFDALRTDFSLARLRHYTGTPVEHIQPFILFTNYTRYVDEFVRWACAQIADPASPYEALSCAGGIYITAETPNPEQTVSDLAWKNHQMPAYHLIPRQGKGITMVNIGVGPSNAKTICDHLAVMRPHAWLMIGHCGGLRESQSIGDYVLAHAYLRDDHVLDAVLPPDIPIPSIAEVQRALYDATKMVSGMPGEEVKQRLRTGTVVTTDDRNWELRYAASALRFNLSRAVAVDMESATIAAQGYRFRVPYGTLLCVSDKPLHGEIKLPGQANRFYEGAISEHLQIGICAIDLLRAESDKLHSRKLRTFNEPPFR, via the coding sequence ATGCATAGCAGCGAATCCCACATCAGCCTCACCGTCACTCAGGCTCTGGATAAACTGGAAGCGCTGTATGATGATGCCGTCTCGGCACTGCGCGACGCCATCGGAGACTTCATCAACCACGGTACGCTGCCCGATGCCAACGCGCGTGCAGCCGGGTTATTTTCCTACCCCGCCTTACGCGTGAGTTGGAACGGCGAATCGACCGGGCATCCGCGCCATCGTGCCTATGGGCGTTTTACCCATCCCGGCAGTTATTCTACCACCGTCACCCGTCCTACGTTTTTGCGCGCTTATCTGGCGGAACAGTTGATGCTGCTAGAGGGAGATTATGATGTCACTATTGAAGTCAGCCCGTCACAGCAGGAAATTCCGTTTCCCTACGTGCTCGACGGTTCCGATCTGATTCTTGACCGTTCCATGAGCGCTGGCATCGCGAAACATTTCCCGACCACGGAGCTGTCACAGATTGGAGACGAGACGGCTGATGGCCTGTATCATGCCACCACTACATCGCCATTGTCGCACTTTGACGCGCTGCGTACCGACTTCTCGCTGGCCCGCCTTCGTCACTATACCGGCACACCCGTAGAACACATTCAACCGTTCATCCTCTTCACCAACTATACCCGCTATGTTGACGAGTTTGTGCGCTGGGCCTGTGCGCAAATTGCCGATCCCGCTAGCCCGTATGAAGCGCTGTCCTGCGCGGGTGGCATCTATATCACCGCCGAGACGCCAAACCCCGAGCAGACGGTGTCCGATCTGGCCTGGAAGAACCACCAGATGCCCGCCTATCATCTGATTCCTCGTCAGGGTAAAGGGATTACGATGGTCAACATCGGCGTCGGGCCATCCAATGCGAAAACCATCTGCGATCATCTCGCGGTAATGCGCCCGCATGCCTGGTTGATGATCGGCCACTGCGGCGGCCTGCGCGAAAGTCAGTCTATTGGCGATTACGTACTGGCACACGCTTATCTGCGTGACGATCACGTTTTGGACGCTGTTTTACCACCGGATATCCCGATCCCCAGCATCGCCGAAGTGCAGCGCGCGTTGTACGACGCCACCAAGATGGTCAGCGGTATGCCGGGGGAAGAAGTGAAGCAACGCCTGCGCACTGGCACCGTTGTCACCACCGACGATCGCAACTGGGAGCTACGCTACGCCGCTTCCGCCCTGCGGTTTAATCTTAGCCGCGCCGTTGCCGTGGATATGGAAAGCGCGACAATTGCCGCACAGGGCTATCGCTTCCGTGTGCCTTACGGTACGCTGCTGTGCGTCTCGGATAAGCCGTTGCACGGTGAGATCAAACTGCCGGGACAGGCGAACCGTTTCTATGAAGGGGCGATTTCGGAGCATTTGCAGATTGGCATCTGCGCTATTGACCTGCTGAGGGCGGAAAGCGACAAGCTGCATTCGCGCAAGCTCCGCACCTTTAACGAGCCACCGTTCCGCTAA
- a CDS encoding helix-turn-helix transcriptional regulator encodes MMQRQRQRRSEKPAGDRCCASEVDISGARRTLPGDIGECWSDFSRIDAGLSLARSQYRPRRAWVEETHNPHSQPMLVMTFALAGESAYCDSSGSQVWFREQHVTITTFGSCVGERRYQAQPHVDQLRLLVEKTAAARYFGSACAAQLFSDDDVRLHAFTSVSSASQIHVNALCSDADPLNRHIHALSLLSQYRYILQPKDRRDAIHPQEREQLEQVCCWMREHLPEPLTLACIAAQAGMSESRLKLGFHRCFATTPGQMLLRMRMERAHQLLELGFQVAQTAWQVGYRHPANFSLAFTRYFNRNPKMIAARK; translated from the coding sequence ATGATGCAAAGACAGCGACAGAGGCGAAGTGAAAAACCAGCAGGCGATCGGTGCTGTGCGAGTGAGGTTGATATCTCAGGTGCACGTCGCACTTTGCCAGGCGATATTGGTGAATGCTGGTCGGATTTCAGCCGTATTGATGCCGGTCTGTCGTTAGCGCGCTCGCAATACCGGCCACGTCGTGCATGGGTGGAGGAAACCCACAATCCACATTCACAGCCAATGCTGGTTATGACGTTTGCGCTGGCAGGGGAGTCGGCCTATTGCGACAGCAGCGGCTCACAGGTCTGGTTTCGTGAGCAACATGTCACTATCACGACGTTTGGCTCCTGTGTGGGCGAACGCCGTTATCAGGCTCAACCGCATGTCGATCAGTTGCGGCTGCTGGTAGAGAAAACAGCGGCGGCACGCTATTTTGGTTCGGCCTGTGCGGCACAACTGTTCAGTGACGATGACGTGCGACTGCACGCGTTTACATCGGTATCTTCGGCCAGTCAGATTCATGTCAATGCGCTGTGTAGTGACGCCGATCCGCTGAATCGCCATATTCATGCCTTAAGCCTGCTGTCACAGTATCGGTATATCCTGCAACCGAAAGACAGGCGTGACGCTATTCATCCACAAGAGCGAGAGCAGTTGGAGCAGGTATGTTGCTGGATGCGGGAACATCTGCCGGAACCGCTGACGCTGGCCTGCATTGCGGCGCAGGCGGGCATGAGTGAATCCCGACTCAAACTTGGGTTTCACCGTTGTTTCGCAACTACGCCGGGGCAGATGCTATTACGGATGCGAATGGAGCGCGCGCACCAGCTACTGGAGTTGGGGTTTCAGGTGGCGCAGACGGCCTGGCAAGTCGGCTATCGGCATCCCGCTAATTTCAGTCTGGCATTTACACGCTATTTCAACCGTAACCCGAAAATGATTGCGGCGCGTAAGTAG
- a CDS encoding class I SAM-dependent methyltransferase, translating to MNPLETLWQLAASSVKADALHLALEQQIFDRLEDATTPEQLAEALGWQPEKTGFLLEILWSMQLLTRHHGSYRTASASAAVLCRSSPRFLGDAWRFRLTSLRQFGQGLRDGMHQPLPTQLSELPRDAAWANAAEQQIAQEQRSVTADLADQLISSLPDFPQIRHILDLGGGPGWVTITLALRHAQISGTVYDLPQTAAVAQRNIDNAGLSARVSAQGGTFPSEKYDLIWSSSFLHFIEDIPAMLATLYHTLAPEGTLVLAQAEISEEANAAAPVLPFYLPMQMSGRHVTREGQLTQWLLKAGFTSVETRRHQAFPMAPLNVLIARKHR from the coding sequence ATGAACCCACTAGAGACACTATGGCAGCTTGCCGCCAGCAGCGTGAAAGCCGACGCTTTACATCTGGCGCTAGAACAGCAGATTTTCGACCGGTTGGAGGATGCCACCACGCCGGAACAACTGGCGGAAGCGCTGGGGTGGCAGCCGGAGAAAACCGGATTTCTGCTTGAGATCCTATGGAGTATGCAGCTTTTGACGCGCCATCATGGCAGTTATCGAACCGCATCCGCCAGCGCAGCCGTGCTCTGTCGCAGCAGTCCGCGCTTTTTGGGTGATGCCTGGCGTTTTCGCCTCACCAGCCTGCGCCAGTTTGGTCAGGGACTCCGCGACGGAATGCACCAGCCGCTGCCCACACAGTTGAGCGAATTACCGCGCGATGCGGCGTGGGCCAACGCGGCAGAACAGCAAATCGCGCAGGAGCAGCGATCGGTAACCGCAGACCTTGCCGATCAACTGATCTCCAGCCTGCCGGATTTCCCACAAATCAGGCACATTCTCGATCTGGGCGGTGGCCCCGGCTGGGTGACGATTACGCTGGCGCTACGCCACGCGCAGATCTCCGGCACAGTCTATGACCTGCCGCAAACCGCTGCCGTGGCACAGCGTAATATCGACAATGCCGGGTTATCCGCACGAGTGTCAGCACAAGGCGGGACGTTTCCCAGCGAAAAATACGATCTGATCTGGAGTTCCTCCTTCCTGCATTTTATCGAGGACATTCCCGCCATGCTGGCAACGCTTTACCACACACTCGCGCCAGAGGGAACGCTGGTCCTCGCACAGGCAGAAATTAGCGAAGAAGCCAACGCCGCTGCTCCGGTTCTGCCGTTTTATCTGCCGATGCAAATGAGTGGACGCCACGTCACACGAGAAGGACAACTTACACAGTGGTTATTGAAGGCGGGTTTTACCTCTGTCGAAACCCGACGTCATCAGGCATTTCCCATGGCGCCGTTAAATGTCCTGATTGCCCGTAAACACAGGTAA